One window from the genome of Rhinolophus ferrumequinum isolate MPI-CBG mRhiFer1 chromosome 22, mRhiFer1_v1.p, whole genome shotgun sequence encodes:
- the LOC117015262 gene encoding methanethiol oxidase isoform X1, producing the protein MATKCAECGPGYSTPLEAMKGPREEIIYLPCIYRNTGIEAPDYLATVDVDPKSPQYCQVIHRLPMPHLKDELHHSGWNTCSSCYGDITKARTKLVLPALISSRIYVVDVGTEPRAPKLHKVIEPKDIHTKCNLGFFHTSHCLPSGEVMVSTLGDPEGNGKGGFVLLDGKTFEVKGTWEQPGGAAPLGYDFWYQPRHNVMISTEWAAPNVLRDGFNPADVKAGLYGSHLYVWDWQRREIVQTLPLQDGLIPLEIRFLHNPDAAQGFVGCALSSTIQRFFKNEDGTWSAQKVIQVPPKKVKGWMLPEMPGLITDILLSLDDHFLYFSNWLHGDIRQYDVSDPQRPRLTGQLFLGGSIVKDGPVQVLDDQELDSQPEPLVVKGKQVAGGPQMIQLSLDGKRLYVTTSLYSAWDKQFYPDLIREGSVMLQIDVDTVKGGLTLNPNFLVDFGKEPLGPALAHELRYPGGDCSSDIWL; encoded by the exons ATGG CTACAAAATGTGCAGAGTGTGGACCCGGGTACTCCACCCCTCTCGAGGCCATGAAAG GACCCAGGGAGGAGATTATCTACCTGCCCTGTATTTACCGAAACACTGGCATTGAGGCCCCGGATTATCTAGCCACAGTGGACGTGGACCCCAAGTCTCCCCAGTATTGCCAG GTCATCCACCGTCTGCCCATGCCCCACCTGAAGGACGAGCTGCATCACTCCGGCTGGAACACATGCAGCAGCTGCTATGGGGACATCACCAAGGCCCGTACCAAGCTGGTGCTGCCCGCTCTCATTTCTTCCCGCATCTATGTGGTAGATGTGGGCACTGAGCCCCGCGCCCCCAAGTTGCACAAG GTCATTGAGCCCAAGGACATCCACACCAAGTGTAACCTGGGCTTCTTTCACACCAGCCACTGCCTGCCCAGTGGGGAGGTGATGGTCAGCACCCTGGGAGACCCCGAGGGCAATGGCAAAG GGGGTTTCGTGCTGCTGGACGGAAAGACATTTGAGGTGAAGGGCACGTGGGAGCAGCCTGGGGGAGCTGCGCCTTTGGGCTATGACTTCTGGTACCAGCCCCGACACAATGTCATGATCAGCACTGAATGGGCAGCGCCCAATGTTTTAAGAGATGGCTTCAACCCCGCTGATGTAAAGGCAG GACTGTATGGAAGCCACTTATACGTGTGGGACTGGCAACGCCGTGAGATCGTGCAGACCCTGCCATTACAGGATGGACTCATCCCCCTGGAGATCCGCTTCCTGCACAACCCTGACGCAGCTCAGGGATTCGTGGGCTGTGCCCTCAGCTCCACCATCCAGCGCTTCTTCAAGAATGAG GATGGCACTTGGTCAGCTCAGAAGGTGATCCAGGTGCCCCCCAAGAAAGTGAAGGGCTGGATGCTGCCTGAAATGCCAG gcctGATCACTGACATCCTGCTGTCCCTGGACGACCACTTCCTCTACTTCAGCAACTGGCTGCACGGGGACATTCGGCAGTATGACGTCTCTGACCCGCAGAGGCCCCGCCTCACGGGACAG CTTTTCCTGGGGGGCAGCATCGTGAAGGATGGCCCCGTGCAAGTGCTGGACGACCAGGAGCTAGATTCCCAGCCAGAGCCCCTGGTGGTCAAG GGGAAGCAGGTGGCCGGAGGCCCTCAGATGATCCAGCTTAGCCTGGACGGGAAGCGTCTCTACGTCACCACATCGCTGTACAGTGCCTGGGACAAGCAGTTTTACCCTGATCTCATCAG GGAAGGCTCCGTTATGCTGCAGATTGATGTAGACACAGTAAAGGGAGGGCTGACGTTGAACCCCAACTTCCTGGTGGACTTTGGCAAGGAGCCCCTCGGCCCAGCCCTGGCCCATGAGCTCCGCTACCCTGGGGGCGACTGCAGCTCTGACATCTGGCTCTGA
- the LOC117015262 gene encoding methanethiol oxidase isoform X2 produces the protein MKGPREEIIYLPCIYRNTGIEAPDYLATVDVDPKSPQYCQVIHRLPMPHLKDELHHSGWNTCSSCYGDITKARTKLVLPALISSRIYVVDVGTEPRAPKLHKVIEPKDIHTKCNLGFFHTSHCLPSGEVMVSTLGDPEGNGKGGFVLLDGKTFEVKGTWEQPGGAAPLGYDFWYQPRHNVMISTEWAAPNVLRDGFNPADVKAGLYGSHLYVWDWQRREIVQTLPLQDGLIPLEIRFLHNPDAAQGFVGCALSSTIQRFFKNEDGTWSAQKVIQVPPKKVKGWMLPEMPGLITDILLSLDDHFLYFSNWLHGDIRQYDVSDPQRPRLTGQLFLGGSIVKDGPVQVLDDQELDSQPEPLVVKGKQVAGGPQMIQLSLDGKRLYVTTSLYSAWDKQFYPDLIREGSVMLQIDVDTVKGGLTLNPNFLVDFGKEPLGPALAHELRYPGGDCSSDIWL, from the exons ATGAAAG GACCCAGGGAGGAGATTATCTACCTGCCCTGTATTTACCGAAACACTGGCATTGAGGCCCCGGATTATCTAGCCACAGTGGACGTGGACCCCAAGTCTCCCCAGTATTGCCAG GTCATCCACCGTCTGCCCATGCCCCACCTGAAGGACGAGCTGCATCACTCCGGCTGGAACACATGCAGCAGCTGCTATGGGGACATCACCAAGGCCCGTACCAAGCTGGTGCTGCCCGCTCTCATTTCTTCCCGCATCTATGTGGTAGATGTGGGCACTGAGCCCCGCGCCCCCAAGTTGCACAAG GTCATTGAGCCCAAGGACATCCACACCAAGTGTAACCTGGGCTTCTTTCACACCAGCCACTGCCTGCCCAGTGGGGAGGTGATGGTCAGCACCCTGGGAGACCCCGAGGGCAATGGCAAAG GGGGTTTCGTGCTGCTGGACGGAAAGACATTTGAGGTGAAGGGCACGTGGGAGCAGCCTGGGGGAGCTGCGCCTTTGGGCTATGACTTCTGGTACCAGCCCCGACACAATGTCATGATCAGCACTGAATGGGCAGCGCCCAATGTTTTAAGAGATGGCTTCAACCCCGCTGATGTAAAGGCAG GACTGTATGGAAGCCACTTATACGTGTGGGACTGGCAACGCCGTGAGATCGTGCAGACCCTGCCATTACAGGATGGACTCATCCCCCTGGAGATCCGCTTCCTGCACAACCCTGACGCAGCTCAGGGATTCGTGGGCTGTGCCCTCAGCTCCACCATCCAGCGCTTCTTCAAGAATGAG GATGGCACTTGGTCAGCTCAGAAGGTGATCCAGGTGCCCCCCAAGAAAGTGAAGGGCTGGATGCTGCCTGAAATGCCAG gcctGATCACTGACATCCTGCTGTCCCTGGACGACCACTTCCTCTACTTCAGCAACTGGCTGCACGGGGACATTCGGCAGTATGACGTCTCTGACCCGCAGAGGCCCCGCCTCACGGGACAG CTTTTCCTGGGGGGCAGCATCGTGAAGGATGGCCCCGTGCAAGTGCTGGACGACCAGGAGCTAGATTCCCAGCCAGAGCCCCTGGTGGTCAAG GGGAAGCAGGTGGCCGGAGGCCCTCAGATGATCCAGCTTAGCCTGGACGGGAAGCGTCTCTACGTCACCACATCGCTGTACAGTGCCTGGGACAAGCAGTTTTACCCTGATCTCATCAG GGAAGGCTCCGTTATGCTGCAGATTGATGTAGACACAGTAAAGGGAGGGCTGACGTTGAACCCCAACTTCCTGGTGGACTTTGGCAAGGAGCCCCTCGGCCCAGCCCTGGCCCATGAGCTCCGCTACCCTGGGGGCGACTGCAGCTCTGACATCTGGCTCTGA
- the LOC117015263 gene encoding methanethiol oxidase-like yields the protein MATKCAECGPGYSTPLEAMKGPREEIIYLPCIYRNTGIEAPDYLATVDVDPKSPQYCQVIHRLPMPHLKDELHHSGWNTCSSCYGDITKARTKLVLPALISSRIYVVDVGTEPRAPKLHKVIESKDIHTKCNLGYVHNTHCLPSGEVMVSTLGDPEGNGKGGFVLLDGKTFEVKGTWEQPGGAAPLGYDFWYQPRHNVMISTAWAAPNVVRDGFNPADVEAGLYGSHLYVWDWQCREIVQTLPLQDGLIPLEIRFLHNPDAAQGFVGCALSSTIQRFFKNEDGTWSAQKVIQVPPKKVKGWMLPEMPGLITDILLSLDDHFLYFSNWLHGDIRQYDVSDPQRPRLTGQLFLGGSIVKDGPVQVLDDQELDSQPEPLVVKGKQVAGGPQMIQLSLDGKRLYVTTSLYSAWDKQFYPDLIREGSVMLQIDVDTVKGGLTLNPNFLVDFGKEPLGPALAHELRYPGGDCSSDIWL from the exons ATGG CTACAAAATGTGCAGAGTGTGGACCCGGGTACTCCACCCCTCTAGAGGCCATGAAAG GACCCAGGGAGGAGATTATCTACCTGCCCTGTATTTACCGAAACACTGGCATTGAGGCCCCGGATTATCTAGCCACAGTGGACGTGGACCCCAAGTCTCCCCAGTATTGCCAG GTCATCCACCGTCTGCCCATGCCCCACCTGAAGGACGAGCTGCATCACTCCGGCTGGAACACATGCAGCAGCTGCTATGGGGACATCACCAAGGCCCGTACCAAGCTGGTGCTGCCCGCTCTCATCTCTTCCCGCATCTATGTGGTAGATGTGGGCACTGAGCCCCGCGCCCCCAAGTTGCACAAG GTCATTGAGTCCAAGGACATCCACACCAAGTGTAACCTGGGATACGTACACAACACCCACTGCCTGCCCAGTGGGGAGGTGATGGTCAGCACCCTGGGAGACCCCGAGGGCAATGGCAAAG GGGGTTTCGTGCTGCTGGACGGAAAGACATTTGAGGTGAAGGGCACGTGGGAGCAGCCTGGGGGAGCTGCGCCTTTGGGCTATGACTTCTGGTACCAGCCCCGACACAATGTCATGATCAGCACTGCATGGGCAGCGCCCAATGTCGTAAGAGATGGCTTCAACCCCGCTGATGTAGAGGCAG GACTGTATGGAAGCCACTTATACGTGTGGGACTGGCAATGCCGTGAGATCGTGCAGACCCTGCCATTACAGGATGGACTCATCCCCCTGGAGATCCGCTTCCTGCACAACCCTGACGCAGCTCAGGGATTCGTGGGCTGTGCCCTCAGCTCCACCATCCAGCGCTTCTTCAAGAATGAG GATGGCACTTGGTCAGCTCAGAAGGTGATCCAGGTGCCCCCCAAGAAAGTGAAGGGCTGGATGCTGCCTGAAATGCCAG gcctGATCACTGACATCCTGCTGTCCCTGGACGACCACTTCCTCTACTTCAGCAACTGGCTGCACGGGGACATTCGGCAGTATGACGTCTCTGACCCGCAGAGGCCCCGCCTCACGGGACAG CTTTTCCTGGGGGGCAGCATCGTGAAGGATGGCCCCGTGCAAGTGCTGGACGACCAGGAGCTAGATTCCCAGCCAGAGCCCCTGGTGGTCAAG GGGAAGCAGGTGGCCGGAGGCCCTCAGATGATCCAGCTTAGCCTGGACGGGAAGCGTCTCTACGTCACCACATCGCTGTACAGTGCCTGGGACAAGCAGTTTTACCCTGATCTCATCAG GGAAGGCTCCGTTATGCTGCAGATTGATGTAGACACAGTAAAGGGAGGGCTGACGTTGAACCCCAACTTCCTGGTGGACTTTGGCAAGGAGCCCCTCGGCCCAGCCCTGGCCCATGAGCTCCGCTACCCTGGGGGCGACTGCAGCTCTGACATCTGGCTCTGA